One candidate division WOR-3 bacterium DNA window includes the following coding sequences:
- a CDS encoding FAD-binding and (Fe-S)-binding domain-containing protein has product MKTLQKKYLPIIKKFKNRVSFDKIERKLYSHDIASLPSLIKKIFKNPIADLVVQPENEEEIVFLVKWAKENNIPVVPRGKATSGYGGVIPIKRGIVIDFYRMKKIINIDPEKELVTCQPGITWEQLDKELLKHGLTLRLYPTSYPSSTVGGWFAQGGAGIGSYEYGYFGENVKAIKAILPDGTVKKIEDDELDLFYEAEGTTGIITEITLKVKPYEEIEVNAFATPDIEKLKSFIEEIIKMDLKIWSLSFINPRMAELKNKAPLNEHKKEEKILLPAAYILTIAYRKKDKEEVLNNLKSLANKYEIKILSEEIARHEWENRFKIMVIKRLGPSLVPSEFIIPLENLDKCLKEIESKINKKVVKEAVIIKNGKYGKPEVVVLGFIPSDERKFSYNFVFGLVLTILKIAEKYGGRPYSTGLYFSKKAKKILGEDKVKKLRKFKIEKDPKNLFNPGKVITDGFMSKILTLSEIFEPFIRPFGNYVTLRIGEKPDRDIRGIPADIAFFSYVCSQCGYCVEDCTQFYGRGWESQSPRGKWFFLREFIEGRENFNQKMVDSFLACTTCERCNLRCSANLPIEESWMELRGKLVDEEKKMTFPPFEMMAQALSKEGNIWAGYRKNRAEWFPQDLKEKYYKKEKAPYVYFAGCTASYVEQDIGIGTVRLLDSAGIDFTYLGDEENCCATPMLVAGKWDLFKETMKKNIKAVKDREAKFVITSCPACDMMWRKVYPEWAKKLGIEYDIKVKHYSEVITEKIKKGEFKFEKSKDEKIKVTFHDSCHIGRASGIYEEPRELIKANPNVEFVEMKHNRENSLCCGSVLTLIKEPDVAAEIGDTRLKEAIEAGAQKVLALCPCCEFQLRVTKEKKNLPLEIVDLARFTAESLGYELPDPNQEVKRGWAVFEKMIKLMTPEGFANLMEEMFPDILKAMPLGMGKIMKFMGKIPITLYAMKPMFPILFPILMPVIMPKVMPRMLELVKEKIDMPDYMEEQMPELMPKIVDNLMPHMLKDVIPIVSDPLIEYLKN; this is encoded by the coding sequence AAAGCAACTTCAGGGTATGGAGGAGTAATTCCAATCAAAAGAGGAATTGTAATTGATTTTTACAGAATGAAAAAAATTATTAATATAGACCCAGAAAAGGAACTTGTAACCTGCCAGCCAGGAATTACCTGGGAACAGCTTGATAAAGAACTTTTAAAACATGGATTAACTTTAAGACTTTATCCAACAAGTTACCCTTCTTCAACAGTTGGTGGATGGTTTGCTCAAGGAGGTGCTGGAATTGGTAGTTATGAATACGGATATTTTGGAGAAAATGTTAAAGCCATTAAAGCAATATTACCAGACGGAACCGTCAAAAAAATTGAGGATGATGAACTTGATTTATTCTATGAAGCAGAAGGAACGACCGGAATAATAACTGAGATTACTTTAAAAGTAAAACCTTATGAAGAAATTGAAGTAAATGCCTTTGCGACACCTGATATAGAGAAACTTAAAAGCTTTATTGAAGAAATTATAAAAATGGATTTAAAAATCTGGTCATTAAGTTTTATAAATCCAAGGATGGCTGAACTTAAAAATAAAGCACCTTTAAATGAACACAAAAAGGAAGAAAAAATTCTCTTACCTGCTGCATACATTCTTACAATAGCCTACAGAAAAAAGGACAAAGAAGAAGTTTTAAATAATCTTAAAAGTTTAGCAAACAAGTATGAAATTAAAATTTTAAGTGAAGAAATAGCAAGGCATGAATGGGAAAATAGATTTAAAATAATGGTTATCAAGAGACTGGGACCATCCCTTGTTCCCTCTGAATTTATAATACCTCTTGAAAATTTGGATAAATGTCTAAAAGAAATAGAAAGTAAAATTAATAAAAAAGTTGTAAAAGAAGCTGTAATTATTAAAAATGGAAAATACGGAAAACCTGAAGTGGTTGTGCTTGGCTTTATTCCAAGTGATGAAAGAAAATTCAGTTATAACTTTGTTTTCGGACTTGTTTTAACAATTTTAAAAATTGCAGAAAAATATGGAGGAAGACCCTATTCAACAGGACTTTATTTCTCAAAAAAGGCTAAAAAAATTTTAGGTGAAGATAAAGTTAAGAAACTCAGAAAATTTAAAATTGAAAAAGATCCTAAAAATCTCTTCAATCCAGGAAAAGTAATAACTGATGGATTTATGAGCAAAATTTTAACACTTTCTGAAATATTTGAACCCTTTATAAGACCTTTTGGAAATTATGTAACTTTAAGAATTGGGGAAAAACCTGACAGAGACATAAGGGGAATACCAGCTGATATTGCTTTCTTCTCATATGTGTGTTCTCAATGCGGATACTGTGTTGAAGACTGCACACAATTTTATGGAAGAGGATGGGAAAGCCAGAGTCCAAGGGGAAAATGGTTCTTCTTAAGAGAATTTATTGAAGGCAGAGAAAATTTTAACCAAAAAATGGTTGACTCCTTTCTTGCCTGCACTACCTGTGAGAGATGTAATTTAAGATGTTCAGCCAATCTTCCAATTGAAGAATCCTGGATGGAATTAAGGGGAAAACTTGTAGATGAAGAAAAGAAAATGACTTTTCCTCCCTTTGAAATGATGGCTCAAGCTTTATCAAAAGAAGGAAATATATGGGCTGGTTATAGAAAAAATAGAGCAGAATGGTTCCCTCAAGATCTCAAAGAAAAGTATTACAAAAAGGAAAAAGCACCTTATGTTTATTTTGCAGGTTGCACTGCAAGTTATGTGGAACAGGACATAGGTATAGGAACTGTAAGGCTTCTTGATTCAGCTGGAATTGACTTTACATATTTGGGAGACGAAGAGAATTGCTGTGCAACACCAATGCTTGTAGCTGGTAAATGGGATCTTTTTAAAGAAACAATGAAAAAAAATATTAAAGCTGTAAAAGATAGAGAGGCAAAATTTGTTATAACCTCTTGCCCCGCCTGTGATATGATGTGGAGAAAAGTTTATCCAGAATGGGCTAAAAAACTCGGAATTGAATACGACATTAAAGTAAAACATTATAGTGAAGTAATAACTGAAAAAATTAAAAAAGGAGAGTTTAAATTTGAAAAATCTAAAGATGAAAAAATTAAAGTGACTTTCCATGATTCCTGTCACATAGGAAGGGCATCGGGAATTTATGAAGAACCAAGAGAGTTAATAAAGGCAAATCCAAATGTGGAATTTGTTGAGATGAAACATAATAGAGAAAACTCCCTTTGCTGCGGTTCAGTTCTCACTCTTATAAAAGAACCAGATGTTGCAGCAGAAATTGGTGACACAAGATTAAAAGAAGCAATTGAAGCAGGTGCACAAAAAGTTCTTGCCCTCTGTCCCTGCTGTGAATTTCAGTTAAGAGTAACTAAAGAGAAAAAAAATTTACCTCTTGAAATTGTTGACCTTGCAAGATTTACAGCTGAAAGTCTTGGTTATGAATTACCTGATCCCAATCAAGAAGTTAAAAGAGGATGGGCAGTTTTTGAAAAGATGATAAAACTAATGACACCAGAGGGTTTTGCTAATCTAATGGAAGAAATGTTTCCTGATATCTTAAAAGCAATGCCACTTGGAATGGGGAAAATAATGAAATTTATGGGAAAAATTCCAATTACTCTTTATGCTATGAAACCTATGTTTCCTATTCTCTTTCCTATTCTTATGCCAGTAATTATGCCTAAGGTTATGCCAAGAATGCTTGAACTTGTTAAAGAAAAAATAGATATGCCAGATTACATGGAAGAACAGATGCCCGAGCTTATGCCTAAAATTGTAGATAATTTAATGCCCCATATGCTAAAAGATGTTATACCAATTGTTTCTGATCCACTTATTGAATATTTAAAGAATTAA
- a CDS encoding metal-dependent transcriptional regulator, producing the protein MKKNDLPKSLIRYLRCIYVLSQKRKVVRVKEIALRINVTTSAATQAIKELAKRGLILHEHYGFVELTEKGEKIAREFYEKAQFFINFFTQFLNIPEEIAEEDACKMINIFNIITLEKFKNFIEKIKKQKVLSK; encoded by the coding sequence ATGAAAAAAAATGATTTACCTAAATCCCTAATAAGATATCTGAGGTGTATATATGTACTGAGTCAGAAAAGAAAGGTTGTGAGGGTTAAGGAAATAGCTTTAAGAATTAATGTTACCACCTCTGCTGCTACCCAGGCTATAAAGGAATTAGCTAAAAGAGGACTTATTTTACACGAACACTATGGATTTGTAGAATTAACAGAAAAGGGAGAGAAAATCGCTCGGGAGTTTTATGAAAAGGCTCAATTCTTTATAAATTTCTTTACTCAATTTCTAAATATACCCGAAGAAATTGCAGAAGAAGATGCATGTAAAATGATAAATATCTTTAACATTATAACTCTCGAAAAATTTAAAAACTTTATTGAAAAAATAAAAAAACAGAAGGTTCTTTCAAAATAG
- a CDS encoding NAD(P)H-dependent oxidoreductase has product MKQKRTIKLIGIAGSLREKSFNRRILREIKKKCPSDIKFEIIEIGNIPLFNQDIEESGTPESVIKLKKKIKNCDGVIFITPEYNHSVPGVLKNVIDWISRGENPLKGKLCAIGGVTTGNFGTARAQKHLIDILFSLKAFIYPETLMISNADEKFDKNLKLKDKKTEEKIKKFFNNFLDFIRKFSYHYEL; this is encoded by the coding sequence ATGAAGCAAAAGAGGACAATTAAACTTATTGGAATAGCAGGAAGTTTAAGAGAGAAATCTTTCAACAGAAGAATATTAAGGGAAATTAAAAAAAAATGTCCCAGTGATATAAAATTTGAAATTATTGAAATAGGAAATATACCTCTTTTTAATCAAGATATTGAAGAAAGTGGAACACCTGAAAGTGTTATCAAATTAAAGAAAAAAATAAAAAATTGTGATGGGGTAATATTCATAACACCAGAATATAATCATTCAGTTCCTGGTGTTTTGAAAAATGTTATAGACTGGATTTCAAGAGGAGAAAATCCACTTAAAGGTAAACTATGTGCAATAGGCGGAGTAACAACCGGAAATTTTGGAACAGCAAGAGCACAGAAACATCTTATTGATATCCTTTTTTCTCTTAAAGCTTTTATATACCCTGAAACCCTGATGATATCTAATGCTGATGAAAAATTTGACAAAAATCTTAAATTAAAAGATAAAAAAACAGAAGAAAAAATAAAAAAATTTTTTAATAATTTTTTAGATTTTATCAGAAAATTTTCTTATCATTATGAACTATGA
- a CDS encoding DegT/DnrJ/EryC1/StrS family aminotransferase, producing MKKIKLQDLYTPYTEIKEELFPLLEKIFSEMNLYLGPYQEEFEKKFAEYCGTKYFVSLSSGTDALHLALRGIGVEKDDEVILPSFTFFATLEAVWMVGAKPIFAEIKEDDFTIDPEDVRKKITKKTKAIILVHIFGTPCDMDEFWKIKENYPDIILIEDAAQAHGAIYRDKKVGNLGDVSAFSFYYTKNLGALGEAGGVSTNNKKIYEKIKLLRNHGQNKSYFSEIMGFNFRMDEIQAAILLLKLKHLDKWNSRRREIAKIYHENLKSLKEIKLIKENKEKNSVYHLFVIRTKERDKLKEYLKSEGIETGIHYPVPCHLQPAAKFYGFKEGDLKITEKISKEVLSLPCHPHLKDEEVNFICEKIKEFYL from the coding sequence ATGAAAAAAATAAAATTACAAGACCTTTATACACCTTATACTGAGATAAAGGAAGAACTTTTTCCACTCCTCGAAAAGATTTTTTCTGAAATGAATTTATACCTGGGACCATACCAAGAGGAGTTTGAAAAGAAATTTGCTGAGTATTGTGGAACAAAATATTTTGTTTCTTTATCTTCTGGAACAGATGCATTACATCTTGCCTTAAGGGGAATAGGTGTAGAAAAGGATGATGAGGTAATTTTACCTTCCTTTACCTTTTTTGCAACTCTTGAAGCTGTTTGGATGGTTGGAGCAAAACCTATCTTTGCTGAAATAAAAGAAGATGATTTTACAATTGATCCTGAAGATGTAAGGAAAAAAATAACTAAAAAAACAAAAGCAATAATTTTAGTACATATCTTTGGAACTCCCTGTGATATGGATGAATTCTGGAAAATCAAAGAAAATTACCCAGATATTATTTTAATTGAAGATGCAGCACAAGCCCATGGAGCTATCTATAGAGATAAAAAAGTCGGTAATTTAGGTGATGTTTCTGCATTCAGTTTTTACTATACAAAAAATCTTGGTGCCCTTGGAGAAGCTGGGGGAGTTTCTACAAATAACAAAAAAATTTATGAAAAAATAAAACTTTTAAGAAATCACGGGCAGAATAAAAGTTACTTCAGTGAAATTATGGGTTTCAATTTTAGAATGGATGAAATTCAAGCTGCTATATTACTTTTAAAACTCAAACATCTTGATAAATGGAATTCAAGGAGAAGAGAAATAGCAAAAATTTATCACGAAAACCTTAAAAGTTTAAAGGAAATAAAACTTATAAAAGAAAATAAAGAAAAAAATTCAGTTTATCATCTATTCGTCATAAGAACAAAAGAAAGAGATAAATTAAAAGAGTATCTAAAAAGTGAAGGTATTGAAACAGGTATTCATTATCCAGTCCCCTGTCACTTACAGCCTGCTGCTAAATTTTATGGTTTTAAAGAAGGTGATTTAAAAATAACTGAAAAAATATCTAAAGAAGTCCTCTCACTCCCCTGTCACCCACATTTAAAAGATGAGGAAGTGAATTTTATTTGTGAAAAAATTAAAGAATTTTATTTATAA
- a CDS encoding tetratricopeptide repeat protein: MKKLFITISLLFFSCVSNPHSTSVKIYMQQENFTKMIEEAEKWAKEEPNNPEPYLWISRGYTYMNKYKEGANYLFKSLDMGLKKPLEEVDKTTLFNAGIISGQEKDYDFAIKCFNKLKEIEPQNPKVYMNLAAFYQGKGETQKAKEILEEGYNKNQGDPQMSYYLARFYLEENIAKAEEIVRNNINKELTPELKAKYYELLGEIYTNKENYEEAEKYFKEAYKSDSSNINYLFNIALSNFFLKKYDESIKYFERYAKKNPEDAYAYEYIGRSYHLSKNYIKAIEFYKKSLSLRESSNVYRLMADCLSRIDKKNEALDAFKKAEALEKEGK, from the coding sequence ATGAAAAAATTATTTATAACAATCTCATTATTATTTTTTTCCTGTGTATCAAATCCCCATTCCACATCTGTAAAAATATACATGCAACAAGAGAATTTTACAAAAATGATTGAAGAAGCTGAAAAATGGGCAAAAGAAGAGCCTAATAACCCTGAACCTTACTTATGGATTTCAAGAGGCTACACTTATATGAATAAGTACAAAGAAGGAGCAAATTACCTTTTTAAATCCCTTGATATGGGATTAAAAAAACCACTTGAAGAAGTTGATAAAACAACCCTTTTTAACGCAGGAATTATATCGGGTCAAGAAAAAGATTATGACTTTGCAATAAAGTGCTTCAATAAACTAAAGGAAATTGAACCTCAAAACCCAAAAGTCTATATGAATCTTGCTGCTTTTTATCAAGGGAAAGGGGAAACTCAAAAAGCAAAGGAAATTCTTGAGGAGGGATACAATAAAAACCAAGGAGATCCGCAAATGTCCTATTATCTTGCGAGATTTTATTTAGAGGAGAATATAGCAAAAGCAGAGGAAATAGTAAGAAATAACATAAATAAAGAACTTACTCCTGAGCTAAAAGCAAAATACTACGAATTGCTCGGTGAAATTTATACAAATAAAGAAAATTATGAAGAAGCAGAGAAATATTTTAAAGAAGCTTACAAATCCGATTCCTCAAACATCAATTATCTCTTTAATATTGCCCTTTCCAATTTCTTTTTAAAAAAATATGATGAATCAATTAAATATTTTGAAAGATATGCAAAGAAAAATCCTGAAGATGCTTATGCTTATGAGTATATTGGAAGGTCATATCATCTATCAAAAAATTATATAAAGGCTATCGAATTCTATAAAAAATCTCTTTCACTAAGAGAAAGTTCAAATGTATATAGATTAATGGCTGATTGTCTTTCAAGAATTGATAAGAAAAATGAAGCCCTTGATGCCTTCAAAAAGGCAGAAGCACTGGAAAAGGAGGGAAAATGA
- the argF gene encoding ornithine carbamoyltransferase yields the protein MKRDFLSMLDINSEELLKILEFAEKFKKGKTEKILKNKIFALIFEKPSLRTRVSFETGIKKLGGDSIYLSQQDIGMGKRESVKDIAKNLERWTDGIISRVFSHETLLILAKESKIPVINALSDLEHPCQILADLLTIKEISGDLKGPLAFVGDGNNVCHSLILGFSLAGGEIRVATPKGYEPKKEIMDKAIEIAKKTGAKILYTYEPYEAVKGAKFVYTDVWASMGQESEAEIRKKIFINYQVNSKLIEKADKDVKFMHCLPAHRGEEVTEDVLDSEYSVVYEQAENRMWAQMGLFKFLFK from the coding sequence ATGAAAAGAGATTTTTTATCAATGCTTGATATTAATTCTGAAGAACTTTTAAAGATTCTTGAATTTGCAGAGAAGTTTAAAAAGGGAAAAACAGAAAAAATTCTTAAAAATAAAATTTTTGCTTTAATTTTTGAAAAACCCTCGTTAAGAACAAGAGTAAGCTTTGAAACAGGGATAAAAAAACTCGGTGGAGATTCAATTTATCTTTCCCAGCAGGATATAGGAATGGGTAAAAGGGAAAGTGTAAAAGATATTGCAAAAAATCTTGAAAGATGGACTGATGGAATTATTTCAAGAGTTTTCTCCCATGAAACACTTCTCATTCTTGCAAAAGAAAGTAAAATCCCTGTTATAAATGCTTTATCTGATCTTGAACATCCATGTCAGATTTTAGCTGATCTTTTGACTATAAAAGAAATTTCAGGTGATTTAAAAGGACCCCTTGCTTTTGTTGGTGACGGAAACAATGTTTGTCACTCCCTGATCCTTGGATTTTCTTTAGCAGGAGGTGAAATAAGGGTTGCAACACCAAAAGGTTATGAACCAAAAAAAGAAATAATGGATAAAGCAATTGAAATAGCAAAAAAAACTGGTGCAAAAATACTTTATACCTATGAACCCTATGAAGCTGTTAAAGGAGCAAAATTTGTGTATACAGATGTGTGGGCCTCAATGGGACAGGAATCTGAAGCTGAAATAAGAAAGAAAATTTTCATAAATTACCAGGTAAATTCAAAACTAATTGAAAAGGCTGATAAAGATGTAAAATTTATGCACTGTTTACCAGCTCACAGGGGAGAAGAAGTCACTGAGGATGTTCTTGATTCTGAGTATTCTGTTGTATATGAACAGGCAGAAAACAGAATGTGGGCTCAGATGGGACTTTTTAAATTTTTATTTAAGTAG
- the mltG gene encoding endolytic transglycosylase MltG, producing MRFLFLASSFFVFFLQIILYSPLFNLKGKEEKVFVRYRESISEFSKKLKEKGIISHEKFIYFMKIYNPEFKLYAGEWKIINSGNSFLNFKNIDNAEKNFELIITIPEGYELRKILKLLSEKGGYDYDELNRLAQNPENFKELFEYGVPQNLEGYLFPDTYILSYSLSEKEVLEIFIKRFFEVIKELGYDTIKDRLELSLEEILTLASIIEKEAIFDYEKKIISSVYYNRLKKGIPLQADPTIQYLLPKPLFPLPLRFLKMDSPYNTYKNKGLPPTPICSPGKKSIEAALYPEKTEYLFFVARGDGTHIFSKTYEEHLKNKRSAKKEWIRRGLLK from the coding sequence TTGAGATTTTTATTTTTAGCATCTTCTTTTTTTGTCTTTTTTTTACAAATAATTCTCTATTCACCTCTTTTCAATCTTAAAGGTAAAGAGGAGAAAGTATTTGTCAGGTACAGGGAAAGTATCAGTGAATTTTCAAAGAAACTTAAAGAAAAAGGGATAATAAGCCATGAAAAATTTATTTATTTTATGAAAATTTATAATCCAGAATTTAAGCTTTATGCAGGAGAGTGGAAAATTATAAATTCGGGAAATTCTTTTTTAAACTTTAAAAATATTGATAATGCAGAAAAAAATTTTGAACTTATAATTACAATTCCAGAGGGATATGAACTTAGAAAAATACTGAAATTGCTTTCAGAAAAAGGTGGCTATGATTATGATGAGTTAAATAGATTAGCCCAGAATCCAGAGAATTTTAAGGAATTATTTGAGTATGGTGTTCCTCAAAATCTTGAAGGTTACCTTTTCCCTGATACTTATATTTTATCCTATTCTCTTTCAGAAAAAGAAGTGCTTGAAATTTTTATAAAACGTTTTTTTGAAGTTATTAAAGAACTTGGTTATGATACAATTAAGGACAGGTTAGAGTTAAGTCTTGAGGAAATTCTGACACTTGCTTCTATAATTGAGAAAGAGGCAATTTTTGATTATGAGAAAAAAATAATTTCTTCTGTTTATTACAATAGACTTAAAAAGGGGATACCCTTACAGGCTGACCCTACAATCCAGTATCTTCTTCCAAAGCCCCTTTTCCCTTTACCCTTAAGATTTTTAAAAATGGATTCCCCCTACAATACATATAAAAATAAGGGACTGCCTCCAACACCTATATGTTCTCCAGGCAAAAAAAGTATTGAGGCAGCTTTATATCCTGAAAAAACTGAGTATCTTTTTTTTGTAGCAAGAGGAGACGGAACTCATATATTTTCAAAAACTTATGAAGAACATTTAAAAAATAAAAGAAGTGCAAAAAAAGAGTGGATTAGAAGAGGGCTACTTAAATAA
- a CDS encoding phosphatidylglycerophosphatase A — MFLKIYNKFSLNFLTLLTFLIFVSLVPLNTGSTFIRIDIFYHFLFFFLFSLFCDKREEKIFILLVPFLIEILQSLLPYRDVSLDDIISDYLGIISGFLTFKFFLKNSFNRFVFLGSFFYLGKILPTMKGTVSSLIALIFLYFLKPSYIFVSFLIIFFYLLHFILRDYLRDKDPDFFTIDEVTGVLLVFYLKRDIFLYLIYFLIFRFFDIKKILFIRKVERIKNFNGVFLDDFISAFYALILTLLISLLIRLK, encoded by the coding sequence ATGTTTTTGAAGATATATAATAAATTTAGTTTAAATTTTTTAACTCTTTTAACTTTTTTAATATTTGTAAGTTTAGTACCCTTAAATACTGGCTCAACCTTTATAAGAATTGATATATTTTATCATTTTTTATTTTTTTTTCTTTTTTCACTTTTTTGTGATAAACGGGAAGAAAAAATATTTATTCTTTTAGTTCCTTTTTTAATTGAAATTTTACAATCTCTTTTACCTTACAGAGATGTAAGTTTAGATGATATTATATCTGATTACCTTGGCATAATATCAGGTTTTTTAACTTTTAAATTTTTTTTAAAGAATTCTTTTAATAGATTTGTATTTTTAGGTTCTTTTTTTTATCTTGGAAAAATTTTACCTACGATGAAGGGAACTGTTTCAAGTTTAATTGCCCTGATTTTTCTCTATTTTTTGAAACCTTCTTATATTTTTGTATCTTTTTTAATAATCTTTTTTTATCTTTTGCATTTTATTTTGAGAGATTATTTAAGAGATAAGGATCCTGATTTTTTTACGATTGACGAGGTTACTGGAGTTTTACTTGTTTTTTATTTAAAGAGGGATATTTTTTTGTATTTAATTTATTTTTTAATATTTAGATTTTTTGATATCAAAAAGATTTTATTTATAAGAAAAGTTGAAAGAATAAAAAATTTTAATGGAGTTTTTCTTGATGATTTTATAAGTGCCTTTTATGCTTTGATTTTAACCCTTTTGATTTCTCTTTTGATAAGATTGAAATAA
- a CDS encoding CNNM domain-containing protein, translating to MIILINLILLIFFLFISFLASGTETAFFTLSEEKALRYPFKKEKKKIIEKILLYPGVIIITIVGINTLSNTLSSSIFSSITFEVLKLNKDMLTIIDTILFGFIIFIFFETLPKNIALKYPFKFLIYGYPFYRIVIYPFTFVAEKIKVRDKKIKVKNFHFLHELELILFTGDVKEILSESEKSLFIKIIEMIELKAKDFKKVKNVKEDYLKIDGNDTLFYVLKKLLKEKKEYALIDSEGKKEFISKKDLVSYVFEDI from the coding sequence ATGATAATACTTATTAATTTAATTCTTTTGATCTTCTTCCTTTTTATTTCCTTCCTTGCCTCAGGAACAGAAACGGCTTTTTTCACTTTGTCAGAGGAAAAAGCTTTAAGATATCCTTTTAAAAAGGAAAAGAAGAAGATAATTGAGAAAATTCTTCTTTATCCGGGAGTTATTATAATTACTATTGTTGGAATTAACACATTGAGCAATACCCTTTCCTCATCAATTTTTTCGAGTATAACATTTGAAGTTTTAAAATTAAATAAAGATATGCTCACAATAATAGATACGATACTCTTTGGTTTTATTATTTTTATCTTTTTTGAAACTCTTCCAAAGAATATTGCTTTAAAATATCCTTTTAAATTTTTAATATACGGATATCCTTTTTACAGAATAGTGATTTATCCTTTTACTTTTGTTGCAGAGAAAATAAAAGTAAGAGATAAGAAAATTAAGGTAAAAAATTTTCATTTTTTACATGAACTTGAACTTATTCTTTTTACAGGTGATGTAAAGGAAATTTTAAGTGAATCGGAAAAAAGTCTTTTTATAAAGATTATAGAGATGATAGAATTGAAAGCAAAGGATTTTAAAAAAGTTAAAAATGTTAAAGAAGATTATTTAAAAATAGACGGAAATGATACACTTTTTTATGTTTTAAAAAAATTACTGAAGGAAAAAAAAGAATATGCACTTATTGATTCAGAAGGAAAAAAGGAGTTTATATCGAAAAAGGATTTAGTTTCTTATGTTTTTGAAGATATATAA
- the ybeY gene encoding rRNA maturation RNase YbeY, translating to MFNLNFFKTTKKKIPLKKKDKLNLEKILKREIKKENSEVKEINIVMVGRERIKRINKNFLGKNKKTDCISFNLGEIGEIYICSDFVKNKRDFLKLIIHSFYHIMGYDHKNNHERIKMEKKERKLLNKLI from the coding sequence TTGTTTAATCTTAATTTTTTTAAAACAACAAAAAAGAAGATACCTCTTAAGAAAAAGGATAAATTAAATTTAGAAAAAATTTTAAAAAGGGAAATAAAAAAAGAAAATTCCGAGGTTAAAGAAATTAACATAGTGATGGTTGGAAGAGAAAGAATAAAAAGAATTAATAAAAATTTTTTAGGAAAAAATAAAAAAACAGATTGCATTTCCTTTAACCTTGGAGAAATTGGTGAGATCTATATATGCTCAGATTTTGTAAAAAATAAAAGGGATTTTCTTAAATTAATAATTCATAGTTTTTATCATATAATGGGATATGATCATAAAAATAACCATGAAAGAATAAAAATGGAAAAAAAAGAAAGAAAACTTTTAAATAAATTAATATGA